The Leptospira neocaledonica DNA window GACCTCGTTTAGAGAGATTAGGATGAATGCGGATAATAAAATGAGATGTCTTTGGAAGGAAGGCATATCTTTTCTCTAGTCGGCAGATTATAAAAAAACAATGACGCAAAAAATCCCCCATAAATGATTGGAAGGGCCCTTTGGAATGGATTTAGAAAAGGAAGATCAAAAACTCGCGCCTGGTAGAGATGTTCTGCTTATGGGTCTGATCCAGGTTTTCGTACTGTTCATCGGTATGTATTCCTATATGAAGGTTACCAGATTCCAAGTGGAAAGTACCTTATCTCTAAAAGTTCCTAAACAAAACTTCGCTAAAGCAAAAGAAGTCGTAAATACGGTGCCTTCCGAAGTGGTATGGAACGAACCCGCCTCGGCAGAAAAAGCAGTTAGAGAATATACAGAATACGTAGTTACTAAACGTCCATGGTTATTGTCCTTGGACAGGATCATCTGGGGATTATGCTTTCTGATCCCTTCTTACTTTTTTATTCGAAAGATTGCTAAGATAGAAACTGCAGAGTTCACGGATTCTGCAAACGGAAGGGATATACTGGCAGGAGTCGCGACCGGATTTGCTACATTCTGCTTTGTGAATGTGGCTAGCAGTTTAATCTTTTTTATTATAGGCAAACCTCAGTCCAATTATTTGGAAATCATACTTACTAAGAATCTTTTCTTAAATTGGAAATTGTTAGGATGGACCTTGCTCGCCATTGCATTCGGAGCAGGGATTTTTGAAGAATTTTTCTTCCGAGGATTTTTGCTGAAATACTTTGAGGAAAAAAATTTAGGATCAATTGGGCTTATTATCACCTCGTTTATTTTCGGAGTGGTTCATTTTAATGGGGGATCTTATGTGGCTCCGCTCCTCCTCATCTTTGTGGGATTTTCTTTCGGAATTTCTTATTTAAAAACCGGTAATATATGGGTGCCTGTGACCGCGCATATCACTTATAATGCATCCATGCTTTTAGCCGGATTTCTGCTTGGGGATCGGATCTCTTAATGAACATGCAAAAAAGTTTTCAACATAAAATCTTAAAGACCTTATTGGTATTTTTCTTTTTGTCCGCCTTCTCCTCTATTTATGCTGGAGAAGTTTTTGAGATAGAAGGTGATCCTGGAGAGAATGATCTAAGACTTCTTTCTGCATTGAATAGATTAACTTACGATAGAGTATTATCCGACCAAAACACAAAAGGTTTTGCGTTCAGATATGTTTCTAAATGGTATTCACCTTTGCAAATAGATGTACTTGTCTTGGGACTTGCAAAAAGAGAGAAGATGAGTTTGATTCGAATCGAGTCTTCTAAAAAAGGTGCGGAAAAAGTTTTTAGGAATTTTCTACAAGAAGAGCTGAATAAAAAAGAATTAACCGGAGGACTCGGAATCTATAATTCCCCGGATGTTTCGGAAGACGCAAAATTTCAACCTTATCGTAAGAGTTATTTTTGGAGTGAATCTCTTGCATTGGTCCAACCTGCTGCTTCCGTTTTTTATAACTCTTACAAATCTCCCGTCTATGCTGGTTCAGATAGATTAAAAGGTATGTTCGGTTATATTGTAGCGGATCTTTTACTCGCAGGTATCGGTTACTATTATGCGACTACTACAATGGAAAAGAACAGTGCCTTGGAGTCTTATTTCTTAAAGCCCACTGCTTCCGGAAATGTTTTGGATTCTCCGGGCGCTCCAGTATTTATCGGTTTATTGATCCTTCCTAGATTGTATAGAATGATCGGCGGCTGGCAGGATACCTATACTCATAATCGGATCATGGAGATTTCGGTTTCCAAATCATTTTAAGGATCTTTTATGTTCGGAAAAGTTTTAGCGGAATTCCGACAAAGACCGGTTTCAACTTATTTTACGATTAAAGGAAGAAGGTCCTTATACCTGTATTGTGTTCTGACAGGGATCGTTTCCGGTCTGGGCGCGCTTCTTTTTTCTAGAACGCTTGCTTGGGCAGAGTATATCTCTTTAGAATCAATATCAGGCTTACATAATACACATTCCGGTGGAGAATATTACGTTTCTCTGGAGCCGATCGTATCTATTTATTTAGGAAGATGGGCGCTTCTGATACTTCCTATTCTAGGAGGTCTAATTTCGGGTTGGATTATCTGGAAATTTTCTCCCGATTCTGCAGGCACTGGGACGGATTCATTAATAGATTCTTTCCATAATAAAGAAGGTAAGGTAGACCCGAAAATTCCGCTAATTAAGTCGATCGCAACCATCTTCACATTATCTTCCGGTGGAAGCGG harbors:
- a CDS encoding CPBP family intramembrane glutamic endopeptidase gives rise to the protein MDLEKEDQKLAPGRDVLLMGLIQVFVLFIGMYSYMKVTRFQVESTLSLKVPKQNFAKAKEVVNTVPSEVVWNEPASAEKAVREYTEYVVTKRPWLLSLDRIIWGLCFLIPSYFFIRKIAKIETAEFTDSANGRDILAGVATGFATFCFVNVASSLIFFIIGKPQSNYLEIILTKNLFLNWKLLGWTLLAIAFGAGIFEEFFFRGFLLKYFEEKNLGSIGLIITSFIFGVVHFNGGSYVAPLLLIFVGFSFGISYLKTGNIWVPVTAHITYNASMLLAGFLLGDRIS